A window of the Virgibacillus pantothenticus genome harbors these coding sequences:
- a CDS encoding NifU N-terminal domain-containing protein encodes MGIRAEATPNPNAMKFTTDKIIFEGTNSISVMPGDTSEYAILNDLMKVEGVDNVFGYQNFITVNKQFDTEWDHLIPRVTEVIEKHGF; translated from the coding sequence ATGGGAATTCGAGCTGAAGCCACCCCAAATCCGAATGCTATGAAATTTACAACGGATAAAATAATTTTCGAAGGTACGAACAGTATATCCGTAATGCCTGGTGATACGAGCGAATACGCAATTTTAAATGATCTGATGAAAGTAGAAGGTGTAGACAATGTTTTCGGCTATCAAAACTTTATTACCGTGAACAAGCAATTTGATACCGAGTGGGATCATCTAATTCCAAGGGTTACAGAAGTTATTGAAAAACATGGGTTTTAA
- a CDS encoding Cof-type HAD-IIB family hydrolase: MQTNRHLIALDLDGTLLTDKKEISPKTKQVVLKAMAEGHIVVIATGRPHRASIGYYENLGLTTPMVNFNGALIHHPRDKKWDALHSPMPIRTAHKIIGACYDLNVRNILAEVMDEVYLDQYDQAIIDIFHMTANDPPFTIGSLRNKLTEDPTSILIHPDDEHISTLRQHLDDFHADLIEHRKWGAPWNIIEIVRKGMNKAVGLQKIAHYFHIPQERIIAFGDEDNDLEMIDYAGVGVAMDNAIDELKAVSKYVTDSNEADGIANFLQTYLKLDEIAH, from the coding sequence ATGCAAACAAACAGACATTTAATAGCTTTAGATCTTGATGGGACACTGTTAACGGATAAAAAAGAAATCAGCCCCAAAACGAAACAAGTTGTTTTAAAAGCAATGGCAGAAGGACATATTGTTGTAATTGCTACTGGGAGACCACATCGCGCCAGTATTGGATATTATGAAAATTTAGGTTTGACTACTCCAATGGTCAACTTTAATGGTGCTTTAATTCACCACCCAAGAGATAAAAAATGGGACGCATTACATAGCCCGATGCCGATCCGAACAGCTCATAAAATTATTGGAGCCTGTTATGACCTTAATGTTCGCAATATATTAGCTGAGGTTATGGATGAAGTGTATTTAGATCAATATGACCAAGCGATTATCGATATATTTCATATGACGGCAAATGACCCTCCTTTCACAATAGGGAGCCTTAGAAATAAATTAACGGAAGACCCTACTTCCATTCTGATCCACCCAGATGATGAACATATTTCTACTTTACGACAACATCTCGATGATTTCCATGCTGATCTCATTGAACACCGAAAATGGGGTGCTCCTTGGAATATCATTGAAATTGTCCGAAAGGGAATGAATAAAGCAGTAGGTTTACAGAAAATTGCCCATTATTTTCACATTCCACAAGAGCGAATCATTGCTTTTGGAGATGAAGACAATGATCTTGAGATGATCGACTATGCTGGAGTTGGTGTTGCGATGGACAATGCTATTGATGAACTAAAGGCAGTGAGTAAATATGTTACAGATTCCAATGAAGCAGATGGGATTGCGAATTTCCTTCAAACCTATTTAAAGCTTGATGAAATCGCGCATTAA
- a CDS encoding DUF3813 family protein, protein MENNNNNNNLFQQARNAVMNFMNQQNSASNAQDKQAAQNAIQAAYQDATPEEKQQLQQLENQLRQQNQIQ, encoded by the coding sequence TTGGAAAACAATAATAACAATAACAATTTGTTTCAACAAGCAAGAAACGCTGTAATGAATTTTATGAATCAGCAAAATAGTGCTTCTAATGCCCAAGACAAGCAGGCAGCACAAAATGCGATCCAAGCTGCTTATCAGGACGCGACTCCTGAAGAAAAGCAGCAATTACAGCAATTGGAGAATCAATTAAGGCAACAAAATCAAATACAGTAA